In Anaerolineae bacterium, a genomic segment contains:
- a CDS encoding SDR family oxidoreductase, with the protein MGVRDSVVMITGGARRVGKQVALYLAGRGAHIAFCDIQAQELEGTRAQIESCGVRSLAMAVDVTRSDQVRAFVDATIERFGRIDVLINNAAIWLHAPFLQIREEDWDRTMEVNLKGPFICSQLVAPHMLRQGRGLIINMTSLSAFQTWPGYAHDAASKAGLWSLTKSMAVELAPAVRVNAIAPGTILLPEDAPPEKRRWAEDKSLLKTIGSPLDVARLIEFLIECDFVTGAVYFVDGGRSLT; encoded by the coding sequence GTGGGAGTGCGCGATTCCGTCGTCATGATCACGGGCGGGGCCCGACGCGTGGGCAAGCAGGTGGCTCTGTACCTGGCCGGCAGGGGCGCCCATATCGCCTTTTGCGACATCCAGGCGCAGGAGTTGGAAGGGACCAGGGCGCAGATCGAATCCTGCGGCGTGCGGTCCCTGGCCATGGCGGTGGACGTGACCCGGTCCGACCAGGTGCGGGCCTTTGTGGACGCGACCATCGAGCGCTTCGGGCGCATTGACGTGCTCATCAACAACGCCGCGATCTGGCTGCATGCCCCGTTCCTCCAGATCCGCGAGGAGGATTGGGACCGGACCATGGAGGTGAACCTGAAGGGGCCTTTCATCTGCTCGCAGTTGGTGGCGCCGCATATGCTCCGGCAGGGCAGGGGGCTGATTATCAACATGACGAGCCTTTCCGCGTTTCAAACGTGGCCGGGCTATGCCCATGATGCGGCCAGCAAGGCCGGCCTGTGGTCCCTGACCAAGTCTATGGCGGTGGAATTGGCGCCGGCGGTGCGGGTCAACGCCATCGCCCCCGGCACCATCCTCCTGCCGGAGGACGCTCCGCCCGAAAAGCGCCGCTGGGCGGAGGACAAATCCCTGCTGAAGACCATCGGCTCACCCCTGGATGTCGCCCGGCTGATAGA
- a CDS encoding 2-oxo acid dehydrogenase subunit E2, producing the protein MSGETGYTILMPKLGLTMTEAKLVKWYKEEGARVEKGETLFTLESEKSVLEIESPASGFLHILVPAGQIVPVKTPIAVLLPQPSAGPAPAAEAQAPAERVRATPKARRLAREAGVELMGIQGTGPRGMIVARDVPAPARPAAVPAPRATPAARKLAEEEGVDLRQIVGSGPAGRILREDVERVLEARAVPASPAPLEEEVELIPLTGLRAIIAERLSAAWRERPQVTLNIDVDATNLVSARQQLIEELGEKISFNTLLIKLVARALQEHPYMNARFTPAGIERVKSIHIGLAVDTERGLMVPVLHHVEQMNLLTIERQLRELVQRALEGRSLPDELTGGTFTITNLGMYGIRDFSAIINPPEAAILSVGAISPRPAVDAGGNIVARQMMTLSLSFDHRLTDGAPAARFLQRVKALVERPFVLTVLD; encoded by the coding sequence ATGAGCGGTGAAACGGGCTATACCATCCTCATGCCGAAGCTTGGCCTGACGATGACCGAGGCCAAGCTGGTGAAATGGTACAAGGAAGAGGGCGCCCGGGTGGAGAAAGGGGAGACCCTCTTCACCCTGGAGAGCGAGAAATCGGTGCTGGAGATCGAGTCGCCGGCCAGCGGCTTCCTGCACATCCTGGTGCCGGCCGGCCAGATCGTGCCGGTGAAGACGCCCATTGCCGTCCTCCTGCCCCAGCCCTCTGCGGGGCCAGCGCCGGCCGCCGAAGCACAGGCGCCGGCGGAACGGGTGCGCGCTACGCCAAAGGCCCGCCGGCTGGCCCGCGAGGCCGGCGTCGAGCTGATGGGCATCCAAGGGACCGGCCCGCGCGGCATGATCGTGGCGCGGGATGTCCCTGCGCCGGCCCGGCCTGCCGCTGTGCCCGCGCCGCGCGCCACGCCGGCCGCCCGTAAGCTGGCGGAAGAGGAAGGGGTGGATCTGCGGCAGATCGTGGGGAGCGGCCCCGCCGGCCGCATCCTGCGGGAGGATGTGGAGCGCGTGCTGGAGGCCAGAGCTGTGCCCGCTTCGCCGGCACCGCTCGAGGAGGAGGTCGAGCTCATCCCGCTCACCGGACTGCGCGCCATCATCGCCGAGCGCCTTTCTGCCGCCTGGCGGGAACGGCCCCAGGTCACGCTGAACATTGACGTGGATGCCACCAATTTAGTCAGCGCCCGCCAGCAGTTGATCGAAGAGCTGGGGGAGAAAATCTCGTTCAACACCCTGCTCATCAAGCTGGTGGCGCGGGCACTGCAGGAGCATCCGTACATGAACGCCCGCTTCACGCCGGCCGGCATCGAGCGCGTCAAGTCCATCCACATCGGCCTGGCGGTGGACACCGAGCGCGGCCTGATGGTGCCGGTCCTGCACCATGTGGAACAGATGAACCTGCTGACCATCGAGCGGCAGTTGCGGGAGCTGGTCCAGCGGGCGCTGGAGGGCCGCAGTCTGCCGGACGAGCTGACGGGGGGCACCTTCACCATCACCAACCTGGGGATGTATGGGATTCGCGATTTTTCCGCCATCATCAACCCGCCGGAGGCGGCCATTTTGAGCGTGGGAGCTATCTCCCCGCGGCCGGCGGTGGATGCGGGGGGCAATATCGTGGCGCGCCAGATGATGACGTTGAGCCTGTCCTTCGATCACCGTCTGACGGACGGCGCGCCGGCGGCCCGCTTCCTCCAGCGCGTCAAGGCCCTAGTGGAGCGTCCCTTTGTCCTCACCGTGCTCGATTGA